The Peribacillus simplex genome contains the following window.
ATATAGATCAAGTATTGCCTGTTCCAAAGCTGACTTCGCCATCGCATTCCGTCTGATTCCGCTCCATAAATTAGGCAGCTCATCAGGATGCCTAATCCGACCTGCCAATGTCAACGGTATTAAGAAGTCATCCAACATATGAAAGCATGTTTTGATCGTTTCCTCGGTATACCAAGGACTTGCAAAAGGCACCGCTTCCCCGTATCCAATCAATCCATCTTCATCCATGGCTTCGACAATTATCACTTCCCGGTCGGATACCGTTTCGAGATGCGTCTTAAATGGCCGCTTCAAAGGGGCCTTAACGAGCTTTAATGAAATGGAGGATAACATCATTGCCATTCCCCCATTCTCTTCTTCAGTTCCCTTCTCAGTAGCTTACTCGCTCCATTACGGGGAAGCTCCTGACAAAAAATCACGTTCCGGGGAATTTTATAGGCCGCCAAATATTCTCTGCAATACTCCAGCAGTTCACTCTCATTAGCCTCAGCGCCTTGATGCAAGACGACAAAAGCGAGTGGAACCTGTCCCCATTTTTCATCGTCAATCCCCGTCACACCCGCTTCGAAAATATCAGGGTGCTTACAAAGGACATTTTCAACCTCAGCCGGATAGACATTCTCACCGCCGGATATGATTAAATCCGAGCGTCGGTCTAGCACATACAAAAAGCCTTCTTCATCCAGATAACCAAGGTCCCCTGTATATAGCCATCCATCGGTAATAGCCTGCAGTGTAGCGTCCATTCGATTAAAATAGCCTTTCGTCACATTGGGACCTGAAACCACGATTTCCCCCACTGCACCCGGTTCACAAATATTGCCGTCTTTCTCTATCCGTAACTGCGAAGGGAACAAAGGTTTTCCCGCTGATCCGATTTTTGCCATGCTATCCTCCGGTGCAAGTGTCACAATCTGTGAGGACGTTTCTGTCATCCCATACGTCTGATAGACTGGAATTCCTTTTTCCTTACATATTTCAAGTAAATGAACGGGTGCTGGGCCGCCGCCTAACAGCATACAGCGAAAAGCTTCCGGATAGCTTGTTCCCTTCAAATCCTGCAACATCCTATTCACCATCGCCGTCACGACCGAAATGATCGTCACGCCATTTTCCTGGATGCTCAGGTTTGCTTCCCGTTCGTCGAACCGTTCAGCCAAAACGACCTTCATGCCATAAATCACATTTTTCATCAGGATGGATAAGCCGCTAATATGAAAGATCGGAACTGCACAATACCAAGAATCCCCCTCATGCAATCCAAGGTTCAGCACCGACCCGACAGCACTCCACCAATGGTTGCCGAAGGTTTGGATCACACCTTTTGGATTTCCTGTCGTACCTGAGGTATACATGATCGTAGCCGTATCCTCAAGATAAAACTCTTGAAGAATCTCTGCCGCTCCTTCATCCGGCAATTCCTCCATTAAGTGAAGGTGTATATTCGGGAGAATACAACCAATTTCCGAGAGTTTTTCGGAAAAGGAACCTTCTGAAACAAGATAGGAAGTCTCACTATCCTCAATCTGCCAAGCCAACTCTTTTGCCGTTAACTTATTATTCAGCATCACAATCTTCACACCGAGATAAAATAGTGCGTGGATAACGACAACACCATCAATATGGTTACGGAGTAAAACCGCGCATGAATCGCCAGCCCTCAGACCAATGCTTGCCAGCTTGCCAGCCATCTTCTCCGATAATGTATGCAGTTCAAGAAAGCTATACGTATGGCCTTCAAATTCAATTGCCGGGCGATCTGGTGAAAGATGCGCCCGGTTTTTCAGCCAGTTCGGCAACTTTTCTTCTGCCATGATTGCTTATCCTCCTCCATTTGATATAGAAAACAGCCCGGCGATTATCCGCCAAGCTGTCAGTCTCATCATTTCACGCGTTTCATCAAGGGAAACGAGGGAATTGCCCAAAGTCCGGATTGCGTTTTTCTTTGAATGCATCGCGGCCTTCTTTTGCTTCTTCAGTTGTATAGTATAAAAGTGTAGCGTCACCAGCCAATTGTTGAAGACCTGCAAGGCCATCAGTATCAGCGTTCATTGCCGCCTTCAAGAAACGAAGTGCAGTTGGGCTCTTCTCAAGCATTTCTTCACACCATTTAACGGTTTCCGCTTCTAATTGGTCTAAAGGTACCACCGTGTTTACCAATCCCATATCCAATGCTTCCTGGGCATTGTATTGACGGCATAGGTACCAGATTTCACGTGCCTTTTTATGGCCTACGATACGTGCCAGGTAGCCAGAGCCATAACCGGCATCAAAGCTTCCCACATTAGGTCCAGTTTGTCCAAATACTGCATTGTCAGCAGCGATCGTCAAGTCACACACCACATTCAGAACATTACCGCCACCAATTGCATACCCTGCAACCATCGCTACGACCGGTTTTGGAATTACACGAATCAAACGCTGCAAATCAAGAACGTTTAGACGTGGAATGTTATCTTCACCTACATATCCGCCATTCCCGCGTACTTTCTGGTCTCCGCCTGAACAGAATGCTTTGCCGCCTACACCAGTTAAAATTATGACACCTATGCTGGAATCATCACGCGCCCTTGCGAATGCATCAATCATTTCAGCAGTCGTTTTTGGCGTGAATGCATTATGTACATGCGGTCGGTTGATGGACACTTTCGCAATCCCGTTATATTTTTCATATAAAATTTCGTCATACTCACGTATTGTTTCCCATTGTACCGTCATTTTAATTCCTCCTCCGATTTCGCTTCAAAAACTCACTTATTATTTTACCAAACTTTTCTCCATCTTCCACATGAATCGCATGTCCGGCATCATTTATTATTTTCCATTCAGCCTGCTTCAGCTTTTTTTTCATCGAGTCCGCAATTTCACAAAACTTAGGATCGAGTTCACCGGTTACAAGAAGCACAGGGAAATCAAGGTTTTTCAGGTCTTCCCAGTAAGAAGCCTGACTGCCGGTCCCCATACCAAGGAGGCTATTGTAAAGGCCGGCAGGGACATTTGCCATCCTCTGCTCCCGAATGGCTGACCTGGTTTTGGCCGACAACCGTTTTTGACTTTCAAACAGTGGGATGTTTTCCCATTGATCCACAAAAGCTTCCATGCCCTTTTCAAGAATCCTTTCAGCAAGCTTCCTATCATTTTGCCTTCGGGTTTCCCGCTCCTCTTCTGTTAAAAGGCCTGGTGAAGCGCTTTCCAATATCAATGTATCAACATACTCAGGATACAAACAGGCAAATCCCAATCCAAGCCTGCCGCCCATCGAGTATCCAAGGATATGGGCTTTCGGGAAATGTAACTCATCCAAAATGTACTTGATATCTTCAGACACCCGCTCCATCCCATACCTTCGATGATCGGCCGGTGACGCAGACATGCCATGACCGATGATATCGACCATGATCATTGTATACCTATCACGCAATAGCGGAATGAGGAAATTCCATGTATCCCGATTTCCCGTAAATCCATGCAAAAGTACAAGAGGTTCTCCATTTCCCGTTATTTCAACAGCATAAGTGACATCCTTGCTGACAATATTCATGATATTTCCCTGTCTAACACCATTTTTATTTCCTGGGAAACAAAACTCCACAAATTTCGATGCTTTTGTAAATTGGACTCCCTTTCGGTCGGCACCTCAATGATTTTCAGACCTTGAATTCCAAATGACTCTGTAAATACCTTCTTTAACTCATCCCAATTTTGCACCTTGTTGTATTTACCGCCATACAGCTTTGCAGTATGGGAAAAATCAAGCCCATGAGGGGTGCCGAATAGCATTTCGAAATGTTCTTTCTCATTCGCCTGTGGCAAGAAAGAGAAAATGCCGCCCCCATCATTATTAATCAGCAATATGGTGATATTTTGTTTTTGAAGTTTTGCTGCAAGCAAGCCATTCATATCATGGAAAAAGCTTAAATCCCCGATTGCCAGTACTGTATTTTTCGAAACCGTACTTACTCCAAGAGCAGTGGAAACGACCCCATCGATGCCATTCGCCCCACGGTTTGCAAAGGTTTTGATTCCTTTTCCATTATTCAAAAAGAATGTATCCAAATCTCGTATGGGCATACTATTCCCGACAAATAAGGTGGATTCCATTGGCAACATATCAGCAAGCAGGGAGAACAGCTTGCCTTCACTTAATTCCTCTTCATCCCTGATGGAAGCTAAGGCATTCTTCGTTGCTACGTTGACAGTTTGCCATAAGCCAAGCCATTTATCATCTGAGGCTTCAGTAACTTTTTCACAAACACGCTTGCAGAAATCTTTCTCTTCGCTGTAAATCATGTTCGTTGCCAATCCGGCTGGTTCGCGCCAACCCGCTCCGCCATCGACGACCAAAGTGATTGCTTGTTTTTGTTTTTTCATGAATAACAATAAGGGTTTAGAAACAGGCATTGTCCCAAAACGTAAAATCACGTCCGGCCTGAAAGCCGCTTTTGCCGCTTCATCGCGTAAAAACGTATCATACGCATCAATAATGATGGCTTTGTCGTGGCTCCCACTCCTTAACTGGGAAAGAGGGTCAGCCAATACCGGAAAAGCAAGTTTATCCGCTAATGCTTTGATTGCTTCCTTCATCCCTGGATGCGGTAATTCGCCACATACAATCATACCTTGCTTAGCTTGTGACAAAGTAGTTGCAACAGCATCTATTTGTGATGCGGACAGTGACCGTTCTCCACTATCAATCAACACTGCAGGCGTCATTTTATTTTGCCTATATCCCTTTGCTTGCTCCAGATCCGGAATCAATGGTTCTCGAAGCGGGAAATTCAAATGTACTGGCCCTGCAGGTTCAGTTGCCGCTGTAGCCACTGCCCTTGCACCGATCGTCCTTGCATACCGCATCATCTCATCAGTACTTTCAGGAAGTGCCATTTCGACAAACCATTTTACTTGTCTCCCGTACAGATGAATTTGATCGATTGCCTGTGGGGCACCGACATCACGCAATTCATGCGGACGATCAGCGGTCAGCACTATTAGCGGCACTCTTGAATAGTAAGCCTCGATGACGGCAGGGTAAAAGTTTGCAGCCGCTGTACCGGATGTACAAAGAAGTCCGACAGGTTCTTTTAAGGCCTTAGCCAAACCAAGGGCGAAAAAAGAAGCCGAACGCTCATCCACATTAATATGAATTTCGATATCAGGATGTTCCACTAACAACAAAGCTAGGGGAGTGGATCGCGAACCTGGGCTCACAACCACATGCTTCATCCCATTTTGTGCCAGCTCATCGACAAATGAAGCAGCATACGCTGTCAATGCATCTCGGTCATTCATTAAGATTTCCTCCTAAAGCACTTAGCATCGGATTGAATTTAATCCCCGTTTCCCGGAACTCACTTTCGGGAGCCGAATCTTCAACTACGCCGCACCCCGCAAAGAGCGATGCCTCATTGTTCTGTATTAGGGCAGAACGTATCCCTACGGCGAATTCCCCATTTCCATACGTATCCACCCAGCCTAATGGTCCCGCATAAAAGCCGCGCTCAAGACCTTCCATTTCCCGAATCCGGACAACGGCCTTTTCTTTTGGAAGTCCGCCCATGGCGGGTGTAGGATGGAGATTCTCGACGAATTCAAAAATCGTGACACCATCCTTGGATATACCGCGGACCGGTGTATACAAATGCTGGATATGACGGTTTTTCATAAGTTTCGGTTCGGCCGGGACCATTACCTTTTTACATACAGAATCAAAGGCATTTGATATCATCGACACGACATATTGGTGCTCTTGTAAATTCTTTTGGTCATGAAGCAATTCTTCACCAAGACAAACATCTTCTTGCTCATCTTTCCCTCGCCCCATCGATCCAGCAAGACAGGTAGAGAAAACTTCATTTCCCTGTTTCTTAATTAAACGTTCGGGAGTGGCACCGACAAAACAGTCACCACCAGCTTCCAAACTGAAAATATAGCTTAATGGCTGCTCAGCAATCAATTGCTCAAGCACTTTCCCTGAATCGATGGAACGCTCGAAAACAACTCGAAGCTCCCTTGCCAAAACAATCTTGTCGAGATCTGTCGTCTTGATTTCCTGAACAGCCTCTCCGACCGTCCGCTTCCATTCCTCAGGTTTGACTTCCTTCTGCAAAACCAAGGCATTAGGAACCAATCCAGTGCCGTCCAGGCTTTTGAAAAGGAAGGCTTCCCGTTCATTTATCATATCTATGAAGAGTTTTTCTGAATCATCAGGCGAACAAAGTAAGTTTGTCGTTAAGTAAGCTTGTTTCCCCACTTTTGATAGCATGAAGGCAGGTATATAAAACAGGTTGTCCCCGAATTGATTCCAAAGGAGCGTACTGTTAGTTTCATAATCAAAAGAAAAGCCCCCAAACAGTAAAGGACCGGTCGCTTCTACATCGGTCAATCCCGTTTTGACAGCAGTATTCTGCAGTTTGATCCAGCTCTTTTCGACTTCTCTATAACGTTCGGCATTCGATGCCGCTTTGAGTTTCTTAACAGTGCCTAAACCGGTGATGGTTATTTCCTTTGCAGGGTCCTCCCAGAAAAAGCGTTCACCCGCGTACCGTTCTCTTCCAGCTTGATAAAATGAAAGGGGGTTGTTGCAATTAACTTTCTTAATATGACTGAATAGAACTTGATCATTCAAGTCCTTCGCCTTTTGTATAGCTGAAGCCAGTCCCTGAAACTGTTCAGTTTCTTCTGAGATAGCCAAGAAAATCCCCCCAAATGTACATTTTAAAAGCTTTTTAACCTATTTAAAGATACACCTCCCTTCAACCTCATGTCAATAAAACGCCCCTTTACCGAACGATTCATGCCTGCTTTTTTCCTTATTATATGAATCTTAGCGAATGAAGAGAAATATCCTTGATTTTGGAAGAGAATCTTCATGAAAT
Protein-coding sequences here:
- the menD gene encoding 2-succinyl-5-enolpyruvyl-6-hydroxy-3-cyclohexene-1-carboxylic-acid synthase — translated: MNDRDALTAYAASFVDELAQNGMKHVVVSPGSRSTPLALLLVEHPDIEIHINVDERSASFFALGLAKALKEPVGLLCTSGTAAANFYPAVIEAYYSRVPLIVLTADRPHELRDVGAPQAIDQIHLYGRQVKWFVEMALPESTDEMMRYARTIGARAVATAATEPAGPVHLNFPLREPLIPDLEQAKGYRQNKMTPAVLIDSGERSLSASQIDAVATTLSQAKQGMIVCGELPHPGMKEAIKALADKLAFPVLADPLSQLRSGSHDKAIIIDAYDTFLRDEAAKAAFRPDVILRFGTMPVSKPLLLFMKKQKQAITLVVDGGAGWREPAGLATNMIYSEEKDFCKRVCEKVTEASDDKWLGLWQTVNVATKNALASIRDEEELSEGKLFSLLADMLPMESTLFVGNSMPIRDLDTFFLNNGKGIKTFANRGANGIDGVVSTALGVSTVSKNTVLAIGDLSFFHDMNGLLAAKLQKQNITILLINNDGGGIFSFLPQANEKEHFEMLFGTPHGLDFSHTAKLYGGKYNKVQNWDELKKVFTESFGIQGLKIIEVPTERESNLQKHRNLWSFVSQEIKMVLDREIS
- the menH gene encoding 2-succinyl-6-hydroxy-2,4-cyclohexadiene-1-carboxylate synthase, whose product is MNIVSKDVTYAVEITGNGEPLVLLHGFTGNRDTWNFLIPLLRDRYTMIMVDIIGHGMSASPADHRRYGMERVSEDIKYILDELHFPKAHILGYSMGGRLGLGFACLYPEYVDTLILESASPGLLTEEERETRRQNDRKLAERILEKGMEAFVDQWENIPLFESQKRLSAKTRSAIREQRMANVPAGLYNSLLGMGTGSQASYWEDLKNLDFPVLLVTGELDPKFCEIADSMKKKLKQAEWKIINDAGHAIHVEDGEKFGKIISEFLKRNRRRN
- the menB gene encoding 1,4-dihydroxy-2-naphthoyl-CoA synthase: MTVQWETIREYDEILYEKYNGIAKVSINRPHVHNAFTPKTTAEMIDAFARARDDSSIGVIILTGVGGKAFCSGGDQKVRGNGGYVGEDNIPRLNVLDLQRLIRVIPKPVVAMVAGYAIGGGNVLNVVCDLTIAADNAVFGQTGPNVGSFDAGYGSGYLARIVGHKKAREIWYLCRQYNAQEALDMGLVNTVVPLDQLEAETVKWCEEMLEKSPTALRFLKAAMNADTDGLAGLQQLAGDATLLYYTTEEAKEGRDAFKEKRNPDFGQFPRFP
- a CDS encoding isochorismate synthase; translation: MAISEETEQFQGLASAIQKAKDLNDQVLFSHIKKVNCNNPLSFYQAGRERYAGERFFWEDPAKEITITGLGTVKKLKAASNAERYREVEKSWIKLQNTAVKTGLTDVEATGPLLFGGFSFDYETNSTLLWNQFGDNLFYIPAFMLSKVGKQAYLTTNLLCSPDDSEKLFIDMINEREAFLFKSLDGTGLVPNALVLQKEVKPEEWKRTVGEAVQEIKTTDLDKIVLARELRVVFERSIDSGKVLEQLIAEQPLSYIFSLEAGGDCFVGATPERLIKKQGNEVFSTCLAGSMGRGKDEQEDVCLGEELLHDQKNLQEHQYVVSMISNAFDSVCKKVMVPAEPKLMKNRHIQHLYTPVRGISKDGVTIFEFVENLHPTPAMGGLPKEKAVVRIREMEGLERGFYAGPLGWVDTYGNGEFAVGIRSALIQNNEASLFAGCGVVEDSAPESEFRETGIKFNPMLSALGGNLNE
- a CDS encoding o-succinylbenzoate--CoA ligase; translated protein: MAEEKLPNWLKNRAHLSPDRPAIEFEGHTYSFLELHTLSEKMAGKLASIGLRAGDSCAVLLRNHIDGVVVIHALFYLGVKIVMLNNKLTAKELAWQIEDSETSYLVSEGSFSEKLSEIGCILPNIHLHLMEELPDEGAAEILQEFYLEDTATIMYTSGTTGNPKGVIQTFGNHWWSAVGSVLNLGLHEGDSWYCAVPIFHISGLSILMKNVIYGMKVVLAERFDEREANLSIQENGVTIISVVTAMVNRMLQDLKGTSYPEAFRCMLLGGGPAPVHLLEICKEKGIPVYQTYGMTETSSQIVTLAPEDSMAKIGSAGKPLFPSQLRIEKDGNICEPGAVGEIVVSGPNVTKGYFNRMDATLQAITDGWLYTGDLGYLDEEGFLYVLDRRSDLIISGGENVYPAEVENVLCKHPDIFEAGVTGIDDEKWGQVPLAFVVLHQGAEANESELLEYCREYLAAYKIPRNVIFCQELPRNGASKLLRRELKKRMGEWQ